One segment of Mycobacterium spongiae DNA contains the following:
- a CDS encoding TM0106 family RecB-like putative nuclease: MFVADNTVLTSATDLATAADCQYSLLRAFDAKMGRGPAAHDSDELLARTALLGTEHERRRLDQLRNRFGCGVAVIGRPAFTLASLAAATEATQRAIANGALVVYQAAMLDGRFVGFADFLIRDGERYRVTDTKLARSPKVSALLQLAAYADMLTRSGVPVADDVELELGDGTALRYHVADLIGVYRTQRAAVQQLLDDHYAGGTPVRWEDERVGACFRCDLCTEQLRKNDDLLLVAGMRVAQREKLLESGISTITGLADHTGRVPDMTPGVLNRLTMQAKLQVLQRNTGRPQYEVADPQPLALLPEPNAGDLFFDFEGDPLWTADGREWGLEYLFGVLEAGHKGAFRPLWAHDRAAERKALTDFLAIVAKRRQRHPNMHIYHYAPYEKTALLRLAGRHGVGEDAVDELLRTGVLVDLYPLVRKSLRVGAESFSLKALEPLYLGTMLRSGEVTTAADSITCYARYCELRATGHTDDAATVLKEIEDYNQYDCRSTRALRDWLVMRAWESGITPIGVQPVGHRDESEDRDQLAATLSTFGGDTAGEDRAPHQTAVALVAAARGYHRREHKPFWWAHFDRLNYSIDEWAYDTDVFVIDDASVAVDWHTPARARKPQRRVRLTGKLARGELKRSVFALYDPPAPPGMADDPDRRAAGHAEVVDVDDPALPNEVLLLERTGKDGKTFHQLPVALTPGPPVSTTILRNSIEATAAGVAASLPQLPRTAVIDVLLRHPPRTYGGSALSRGTDIVADITASVLDLDSSYLAVHGPPGTGKTHTAARVISRLVAQHAWRIGVVAQSHATVEHLLDCVIDAGLDPGHVAKKRYDHTNPRWREIDATEYPAFIADHAGCVVGGTAWDFANANRVAPGALDLLVIDEAGQFCLANTIAVAPAATNLLLLGDPQQLPQVSQGTHPEPVDVSALDWLLDGQRTLPDEHGYFLDRSYRMHPAVCAAVSGLSYEGRLQSHTATTAARQLSGYRPGVHVINVDHQGNSTESPEEAAALLAAIGPLVGSSWTDEHGTRALEASDLLVLAPYNAQVALLRHTFASAGLDRVRVGTVDMFQGGQAPVVFVSMTASSADTAARGISFLLNRNRLNVAISRAQYAAVIVRSTQLTRELPSTPAGLVDLGAFLALTSDGVLTA; this comes from the coding sequence GTGTTCGTCGCCGACAACACCGTGCTCACCAGCGCTACGGATCTGGCTACCGCCGCTGATTGCCAATACAGCCTGCTTCGGGCCTTCGATGCGAAAATGGGCCGCGGCCCGGCCGCCCACGATTCCGATGAGCTGCTCGCACGTACCGCCCTACTGGGTACCGAACACGAACGACGCCGACTCGACCAGCTGCGTAACCGGTTCGGCTGCGGCGTCGCCGTCATTGGGCGACCGGCATTTACCCTCGCCAGCCTTGCCGCCGCCACCGAGGCGACCCAGCGTGCCATTGCCAACGGCGCCCTTGTCGTGTATCAGGCCGCAATGCTCGACGGTCGCTTCGTAGGATTTGCCGACTTCCTGATCCGGGACGGCGAACGCTATCGAGTCACGGATACCAAGCTGGCCCGCTCACCCAAGGTCAGTGCGCTGCTGCAACTGGCGGCCTACGCCGACATGCTGACCCGCTCGGGCGTACCAGTGGCCGACGATGTCGAGCTGGAACTCGGCGACGGCACGGCGCTGCGCTACCACGTTGCTGATCTCATCGGCGTCTATCGCACTCAGCGCGCGGCAGTACAACAGCTACTCGACGACCACTATGCCGGTGGCACCCCGGTGCGCTGGGAAGACGAGCGAGTCGGGGCTTGCTTCCGGTGTGATCTCTGCACCGAACAGTTGCGCAAGAACGACGATCTGCTGCTGGTCGCGGGTATGCGAGTCGCCCAACGCGAAAAGCTGCTCGAGTCCGGCATCAGCACGATCACGGGGCTGGCAGACCACACGGGTCGTGTGCCCGATATGACACCCGGTGTCTTGAACAGACTCACCATGCAGGCCAAACTGCAAGTACTGCAACGTAATACCGGTAGGCCGCAGTACGAGGTCGCCGACCCGCAGCCGCTCGCACTGTTGCCCGAGCCGAACGCCGGCGACCTGTTCTTCGACTTCGAAGGCGATCCATTGTGGACGGCCGATGGCCGCGAGTGGGGCCTGGAGTATCTGTTTGGTGTGTTGGAAGCGGGGCACAAGGGAGCCTTCCGGCCGCTGTGGGCACACGACCGCGCAGCCGAGCGCAAAGCGCTGACGGACTTCCTGGCGATCGTTGCCAAACGTCGTCAACGCCACCCCAACATGCACATCTACCACTACGCGCCGTACGAGAAGACGGCCCTGTTGCGGCTCGCCGGACGGCATGGAGTCGGTGAGGACGCCGTCGACGAGCTGCTGCGCACCGGCGTCTTGGTTGACCTGTACCCGCTAGTACGCAAGAGCCTCCGAGTAGGTGCGGAGTCGTTCAGTTTGAAAGCGCTAGAGCCGCTCTACCTGGGAACCATGCTTCGGTCCGGGGAAGTCACCACCGCGGCCGACTCGATCACTTGCTATGCGCGATACTGCGAGCTGCGCGCAACCGGGCACACCGACGACGCGGCAACGGTGCTCAAGGAGATCGAGGACTACAACCAATACGACTGTCGGTCGACACGCGCCCTGCGCGACTGGCTAGTGATGCGTGCGTGGGAATCGGGCATCACACCCATTGGCGTACAACCGGTTGGCCACCGCGACGAGAGCGAAGACCGCGACCAGTTGGCTGCTACCTTGTCGACCTTCGGCGGAGACACGGCGGGTGAAGACCGGGCACCACATCAGACCGCGGTGGCTCTGGTGGCTGCCGCCCGCGGCTACCACCGCCGCGAGCACAAACCCTTCTGGTGGGCGCACTTCGACCGGCTGAACTATTCTATCGACGAATGGGCATACGACACAGATGTTTTCGTGATCGACGATGCGTCTGTCGCGGTCGACTGGCACACGCCTGCGCGAGCGCGCAAGCCACAGCGACGGGTACGGCTGACCGGAAAACTCGCGCGCGGCGAGCTGAAACGAAGTGTATTCGCGCTCTACGATCCGCCGGCTCCGCCCGGCATGGCCGACGACCCCGACCGTCGCGCCGCGGGCCACGCCGAGGTCGTCGACGTCGACGATCCCGCGCTGCCCAACGAAGTTCTACTTCTCGAGCGAACCGGTAAGGACGGCAAAACATTTCACCAGCTGCCGGTCGCACTCACGCCCGGGCCACCCGTGTCGACGACGATCTTGCGAAACTCGATCGAGGCTACCGCGGCCGGCGTGGCGGCCAGCCTTCCACAACTACCTCGCACGGCAGTGATCGACGTGCTGCTACGGCACCCACCGCGCACGTATGGCGGCAGCGCGCTATCCCGCGGTACCGACATCGTCGCGGACATCACGGCAAGCGTGCTGGACCTGGACTCGTCGTACCTGGCGGTGCATGGACCCCCGGGGACAGGTAAGACACACACCGCCGCCCGCGTGATCAGCCGATTGGTCGCGCAGCATGCCTGGCGGATCGGCGTTGTCGCACAATCGCACGCGACAGTGGAGCACCTGTTGGACTGTGTGATCGATGCCGGATTGGATCCCGGGCACGTCGCCAAGAAGCGCTACGACCACACCAATCCGCGCTGGCGGGAGATCGACGCAACTGAGTACCCGGCGTTCATCGCCGACCACGCGGGGTGCGTCGTTGGCGGTACCGCTTGGGATTTCGCCAATGCGAACCGTGTTGCGCCCGGCGCCCTGGATCTCCTGGTGATCGACGAAGCAGGCCAGTTCTGTTTGGCGAACACGATCGCTGTGGCGCCAGCGGCCACCAACCTCCTGCTCCTCGGTGACCCACAGCAATTGCCGCAAGTCAGCCAGGGCACTCATCCCGAACCTGTTGACGTCTCAGCGCTGGATTGGCTGCTCGATGGGCAACGCACCCTGCCCGACGAACACGGCTACTTCCTCGACCGCTCGTACCGGATGCACCCGGCGGTCTGCGCGGCGGTCTCCGGACTGTCGTACGAAGGCAGACTGCAATCCCACACCGCGACCACCGCAGCGCGGCAGCTGAGCGGATATCGCCCCGGGGTGCATGTGATCAACGTTGATCACCAGGGTAATTCGACCGAAAGCCCCGAAGAAGCCGCGGCATTACTCGCCGCGATCGGGCCCCTGGTGGGCTCGTCGTGGACCGATGAACACGGCACCCGCGCGTTGGAGGCCTCCGACCTGCTGGTATTGGCTCCGTACAACGCGCAGGTGGCCCTGCTGCGCCACACGTTCGCATCCGCTGGCCTGGACCGGGTTCGAGTCGGCACCGTCGACATGTTCCAGGGCGGGCAAGCGCCGGTGGTCTTCGTCTCGATGACGGCATCGTCTGCCGATACCGCAGCGCGCGGAATCTCTTTTCTGCTCAACCGGAATCGGCTCAACGTCGCCATCAGCCGAGCACAGTATGCGGCAGTGATAGTGCGTTCAACCCAGCTGACCCGCGAGCTGCCCAGCACCCCCGCCGGCCTGGTCGACCTGGGCGCATTCCTGGCGCTAACATCGGACGGGGTGTTGACCGCCTGA
- a CDS encoding MFS transporter translates to MITTFAEPRGERRADLSSDQFARVGNPWTALWSMMIGFFMIMLDSNIVTIANPTLMVELQMSYATVVWVTSAYLLGFAVVLLVAGRLGDRFGPKNLYLIGLVVFTASSLWCGLSGTAAMLIAARVVQGVGAGLLTPQTLSTITRIFPAHRRGTALSVWGATAGLASLVGPLAGGGLVDGLGWQWIFFINVPVGIVAVALAMRWVPVLPTHVHRLDLVGVGLSGLGMFLVVFGLQEGQSAHWAPWIWAVLVAGVGFMWAFVYWQSISGREPLIPLEIFGDRDFSLCNAGVAISAFATTATMLPLMFYAQAVCGLSPTRSALLIAPLAITSGGFAPLGGMVADRFHPLLVLGSGFSVLAVSLTWLALEMDPTTPIWRLALPLAAMGVAMAFIWSPLTTTATRNLPSHLAGAGSGVYNGTRQLGAVLGSAGMAAFMTSRISAEMPIPSAGQVPRAATTLQLPVFLRAPFSAAMSQSMLLPAFVAVFGIVAALFLVGAGTLVIAREPAAEADDGIVDVGCDGDDHVECVLRRSHDSDLAPDAGIPSGAPRAEPIVVAHNGSHIDDEQRGRPIAEFLQPLDLDGPASHGRHSSGR, encoded by the coding sequence ATGATCACGACGTTCGCGGAACCACGGGGCGAGCGACGCGCGGACTTGAGTTCGGACCAGTTCGCTCGCGTCGGAAACCCGTGGACCGCGTTGTGGTCGATGATGATCGGTTTCTTCATGATCATGCTCGACTCGAACATCGTCACGATTGCCAATCCAACCCTGATGGTCGAGTTGCAGATGAGTTACGCGACGGTGGTCTGGGTGACCAGCGCCTACCTGCTGGGATTTGCGGTGGTATTGCTGGTCGCCGGCCGCCTCGGTGACCGTTTCGGCCCGAAGAATCTGTACTTGATCGGGCTGGTCGTGTTCACGGCTTCATCATTGTGGTGCGGTCTGTCGGGCACGGCGGCGATGCTCATCGCGGCCCGGGTCGTCCAGGGTGTCGGAGCGGGGTTGCTCACTCCGCAGACCTTGTCGACCATCACCCGGATCTTCCCCGCGCACCGACGCGGGACGGCGCTGAGCGTGTGGGGTGCTACCGCCGGCCTCGCCAGCCTGGTTGGGCCGTTGGCCGGCGGCGGGCTCGTCGACGGGCTCGGTTGGCAGTGGATCTTCTTTATCAATGTGCCCGTCGGCATCGTCGCCGTGGCGCTAGCCATGCGGTGGGTTCCCGTCTTGCCCACCCACGTTCACCGGTTGGACCTCGTGGGCGTGGGATTGTCGGGCCTAGGGATGTTTCTGGTGGTGTTCGGGCTGCAGGAAGGGCAATCCGCCCACTGGGCGCCGTGGATTTGGGCGGTACTCGTCGCCGGAGTCGGGTTCATGTGGGCGTTTGTGTATTGGCAGTCGATCAGCGGCCGCGAGCCGCTGATTCCGCTCGAGATTTTCGGTGACCGCGACTTCAGTCTGTGCAACGCCGGGGTGGCCATCAGCGCGTTCGCGACGACAGCGACGATGCTGCCGCTGATGTTCTACGCGCAAGCGGTGTGCGGATTATCGCCGACCCGCTCGGCCCTATTGATCGCGCCGCTGGCGATCACCAGCGGCGGGTTCGCCCCGTTGGGCGGCATGGTCGCGGACCGTTTTCATCCGCTGCTCGTGCTCGGTTCCGGCTTTTCCGTGCTAGCGGTCTCGCTGACGTGGCTCGCCCTGGAGATGGACCCCACCACGCCGATCTGGCGGCTGGCACTGCCACTGGCTGCGATGGGTGTCGCGATGGCGTTCATCTGGTCGCCGCTGACCACCACCGCTACTCGCAACCTGCCGTCCCACCTAGCCGGGGCGGGTTCGGGCGTGTACAACGGCACCCGGCAGCTTGGTGCAGTGCTCGGCAGCGCTGGCATGGCCGCGTTCATGACGTCGCGGATCAGCGCGGAGATGCCGATACCCAGTGCCGGGCAGGTCCCCCGGGCGGCTACCACCCTGCAACTGCCCGTGTTCTTGCGGGCACCCTTCTCGGCGGCGATGTCGCAGTCGATGTTGCTGCCGGCATTCGTCGCTGTCTTCGGGATCGTTGCCGCGCTCTTCCTGGTTGGCGCTGGCACCTTGGTGATTGCCCGGGAACCGGCAGCCGAGGCCGACGACGGCATTGTGGATGTTGGCTGCGACGGCGATGACCATGTCGAGTGTGTGCTACGGCGTTCCCACGACAGCGACCTCGCGCCGGATGCCGGGATCCCGTCGGGCGCGCCGCGGGCTGAACCGATTGTCGTTGCCCACAACGGCTCTCACATCGATGATGAGCAGCGAGGTCGCCCGATCGCTGAGTTTCTGCAACCTCTCGATCTCGATGGGCCCGCCAGCCATGGTCGACATTCGTCGGGCAGATAG
- a CDS encoding multifunctional oxoglutarate decarboxylase/oxoglutarate dehydrogenase thiamine pyrophosphate-binding subunit/dihydrolipoyllysine-residue succinyltransferase subunit → MSNIGSPFGQNEWLVEEMYRKFRDDPSSVDPSWHEFLVDYNPEQAAEPTPASQAPGDGKPPTAPSTDKAATAPPAEPTKPAGTAATGNGSPAAPAAKAAAPAEGDEVRVLRGAAAAVVKNMSASLDVPTATSVRAVPAKLLIDNRIVINNQLKRTRGGKISFTHLLGYALVQAVKKFPNMNRYYAEAEGKPTAATPAHTNLGLAIDLQGKDGKRSLVVAGIKRCETMRFAQFVTAYEDIVRRARDGKLTAEDFAGVTISLTNPGTIGTVHSVPRLMAGQGAIIGVGAMEYPAEFQGASDERIAELGIGKLITLTSTYDHRIIQGAESGDFLRTIHQMLLADDFWDEIFLELGIPYLPVRWSTDNPDSIDDKSARVLKLIASYRNRGHLMADTDPLRLDKTRFRSHPDLEVLTHGLTLWDLDRVFKVSGFAGAEYKKLRDVLGLLRDAYCRHIGVEYTHILDPEQKEWMEQRVETKHVKPTVAQQKYILSKLNAAEAFETFLQTKYVGQKRFSLEGAESVIPLMDAAIDQCAEHGLDEVVIGMPHRGRLNVLANIVGKPYSQIFTEFEGNLNPSQAHGSGDVKYHLGATGTYIQMFGDNDIEVSLTANPSHLEAVDPVLEGLVRAKQDLLDHGAADSDGQHAFSVVPLMLHGDAAFAGQGVVAETLNLARLHGYRVGGTIHVIANNQIGFTTAPEHSRSSEYCTDVAKMIGAPIFHVNGDDPEACVWVARLAVDFRQKFKSDVVIDMLCYRRRGHNEGDDPSMTNPYMYDVVDTKRGARKTYTEALIGRGDISMKEAEDALRDYQGQLERVFNEVRDLEKHGALPSESVESDQMIPAGLATAVDKSLLARIGDAFLALPDGFTAHPRVQPVLEKRREMAYEGKIDWAFAELLALGTLVAEGKLVRLSGQDTRRGTFSQRHSVIIDRHTRAEYTPLQLLATSTDGTPTGGKFLVYDSPLSEFAAVGFEYGYTVGNPDAVVLWEAQFGDFVNGAQPIIDEFISSGEAKWGQLSNVVLLLPHGHEGQGPDHTSGRIERFLQLWAEGSMTIAMPSTPSNYFHLLRRHALDGIQRPLIVFTPKSMLRNKAAVSDIKDFTEIKFRSVLEEPTFEDGVGDRSKVSRILLTSGKLYYELASRKAKENRDDIAIVRVEQLAPLPRRRLDQTLDRYENAKQFFWVQEEPANQGAWPRFGLELPELLPRLSGIKRISRRAMSAPSSGSSKVHAVEQQEILDAAFA, encoded by the coding sequence GTGAGCAACATAGGTTCACCATTCGGACAAAACGAATGGCTGGTCGAGGAGATGTACCGCAAGTTCCGCGACGACCCCTCGTCAGTCGATCCAAGCTGGCACGAGTTCTTGGTGGATTACAACCCCGAACAAGCCGCTGAGCCGACGCCTGCCAGCCAGGCACCCGGCGACGGGAAGCCCCCCACAGCACCCTCGACAGACAAGGCCGCCACCGCGCCGCCGGCAGAGCCCACGAAGCCCGCTGGTACGGCCGCCACCGGCAACGGCTCACCAGCCGCACCCGCGGCCAAGGCCGCCGCGCCCGCCGAGGGGGATGAGGTGCGGGTGCTGCGCGGTGCCGCGGCGGCCGTCGTCAAGAACATGTCCGCATCGCTGGACGTACCCACCGCCACCAGCGTCCGGGCGGTGCCAGCCAAGCTGTTGATCGACAATCGGATTGTCATCAACAACCAGCTCAAGCGCACCCGCGGCGGCAAGATCTCCTTCACCCATCTCTTGGGTTACGCATTGGTGCAAGCGGTCAAGAAATTCCCCAACATGAACCGCTACTACGCGGAGGCCGAAGGCAAACCCACGGCCGCCACGCCCGCCCACACCAATCTCGGCCTGGCGATCGACCTGCAGGGCAAAGACGGCAAACGTTCCCTGGTGGTGGCCGGCATCAAGCGGTGCGAGACGATGCGATTCGCGCAGTTCGTTACCGCCTACGAAGACATCGTCCGCCGCGCTCGCGACGGCAAGCTGACGGCGGAAGACTTTGCCGGCGTGACGATTTCGTTGACCAACCCGGGAACCATTGGGACCGTGCACTCAGTGCCGCGCCTGATGGCAGGCCAGGGCGCCATCATCGGCGTCGGCGCCATGGAGTACCCGGCCGAGTTCCAGGGGGCGAGCGACGAACGTATCGCCGAACTAGGTATCGGCAAGCTGATCACCCTGACCTCGACCTATGACCACCGCATTATCCAGGGCGCGGAGTCCGGCGACTTCCTGCGCACCATCCACCAAATGCTGCTTGCCGACGATTTCTGGGACGAGATCTTCCTCGAACTGGGGATTCCGTACCTGCCGGTGCGCTGGAGCACCGACAACCCGGACTCGATCGATGACAAGAGCGCCCGCGTCTTGAAGCTGATCGCCTCCTACCGCAACCGCGGCCACCTGATGGCCGACACGGATCCGCTGCGGTTGGACAAGACCCGGTTCCGCAGCCACCCCGACCTCGAAGTACTGACCCACGGCCTGACGCTGTGGGATCTAGATCGGGTCTTCAAGGTCAGCGGCTTCGCCGGCGCGGAGTACAAGAAGCTCCGCGACGTTCTGGGGCTGCTTCGCGACGCCTACTGCCGCCACATCGGTGTCGAGTACACCCACATCCTCGACCCCGAACAGAAGGAGTGGATGGAGCAGCGTGTCGAGACCAAGCACGTCAAACCCACTGTTGCCCAACAGAAATACATCCTGAGTAAGCTCAACGCCGCCGAGGCCTTTGAAACGTTCCTCCAGACGAAGTACGTCGGGCAGAAACGCTTCTCCCTGGAAGGCGCCGAAAGCGTCATCCCCCTGATGGACGCCGCGATTGACCAGTGCGCGGAACACGGCCTGGACGAGGTAGTTATCGGGATGCCACATCGCGGCCGGCTCAACGTGCTGGCCAACATCGTCGGCAAGCCTTACTCGCAGATCTTCACCGAGTTCGAAGGCAACCTGAACCCGTCGCAGGCCCACGGCTCGGGCGACGTCAAGTACCATCTGGGCGCCACCGGCACCTACATACAGATGTTCGGCGACAACGACATTGAGGTGTCGCTGACGGCCAACCCGTCACACCTGGAAGCCGTCGACCCGGTGCTGGAGGGTCTGGTACGGGCCAAACAGGATCTACTCGACCATGGAGCCGCGGACAGCGATGGCCAACACGCCTTCTCCGTGGTGCCGCTGATGTTGCACGGCGACGCCGCATTCGCCGGCCAGGGAGTGGTCGCCGAGACGCTGAACCTCGCCCGCCTGCACGGCTACCGTGTGGGCGGCACGATCCATGTCATCGCCAACAACCAAATCGGCTTCACCACCGCCCCTGAGCACTCCAGATCCAGCGAGTACTGCACCGATGTCGCGAAGATGATCGGGGCGCCGATTTTCCACGTGAACGGCGACGACCCGGAAGCGTGTGTTTGGGTGGCCCGGCTGGCCGTGGATTTCCGGCAGAAGTTCAAGAGCGATGTGGTCATCGACATGCTGTGCTACCGGCGCCGCGGACACAACGAGGGCGACGACCCGTCGATGACGAACCCGTACATGTATGACGTTGTGGATACCAAGCGTGGGGCTCGCAAGACTTACACCGAAGCCCTGATCGGCCGCGGCGACATCTCGATGAAAGAAGCCGAGGACGCGCTGCGCGACTACCAGGGCCAGCTGGAGCGCGTGTTCAACGAGGTTCGCGACCTGGAAAAGCACGGCGCTCTGCCCAGCGAATCGGTCGAGTCCGACCAGATGATCCCCGCGGGGCTGGCCACCGCGGTGGACAAGTCGCTGCTAGCCCGCATCGGCGACGCGTTCCTCGCCCTGCCGGACGGATTCACCGCGCACCCGCGAGTCCAGCCGGTTCTGGAAAAGCGCCGCGAGATGGCCTACGAGGGCAAGATCGACTGGGCCTTCGCGGAGCTGCTGGCGCTGGGGACGCTGGTGGCCGAGGGCAAGCTGGTACGGCTGTCAGGACAGGACACCCGGCGCGGCACGTTCTCCCAACGGCATTCGGTGATCATCGACCGCCACACCCGCGCGGAGTACACCCCGCTGCAACTGCTCGCGACCAGCACTGACGGCACACCCACCGGCGGAAAGTTCTTGGTCTACGATTCGCCGCTGTCGGAGTTCGCCGCGGTCGGCTTCGAGTACGGCTACACCGTGGGCAACCCGGACGCCGTAGTGCTGTGGGAGGCCCAGTTCGGCGACTTCGTCAACGGAGCACAGCCGATCATCGACGAGTTCATCAGTTCCGGGGAGGCCAAGTGGGGCCAATTGTCCAACGTGGTGTTGCTGTTGCCGCATGGACACGAAGGTCAGGGCCCTGACCACACGTCCGGCCGGATCGAACGGTTCCTGCAGTTGTGGGCCGAGGGATCGATGACCATCGCGATGCCGTCGACTCCGTCGAACTACTTCCACTTGTTGCGCCGGCATGCGCTCGACGGGATTCAGCGACCGCTGATTGTGTTCACACCGAAGTCGATGTTGCGCAACAAGGCGGCGGTCAGCGATATCAAGGACTTCACCGAGATCAAGTTCCGCTCGGTGCTTGAGGAACCCACCTTCGAGGACGGCGTTGGCGATCGGAGCAAGGTCAGCCGCATCCTGTTGACCAGCGGCAAGCTATATTACGAGCTGGCCAGCCGCAAGGCCAAGGAGAACCGCGACGACATCGCGATCGTCCGCGTCGAACAACTCGCCCCGCTGCCCAGGCGCCGACTTGATCAAACTCTGGACCGCTACGAGAACGCCAAACAGTTCTTCTGGGTGCAGGAAGAGCCTGCCAATCAGGGAGCGTGGCCGCGATTCGGCCTGGAGCTGCCCGAGCTGCTGCCCCGGCTCAGCGGAATCAAACGCATTTCACGCCGAGCGATGTCAGCCCCATCGTCGGGTTCGTCGAAGGTGCACGCCGTCGAGCAGCAGGAGATCCTCGACGCCGCGTTCGCCTAG
- a CDS encoding SDR family NAD(P)-dependent oxidoreductase — protein MEGFAGKVAVVTGAGSGIGQALAIELARSGAKVAISDVDVEGLARTEEQIKAIGAPVKADRLDVSEREAFLAYAEAVNEHFGKVNQIYNNAGIAFSGDVEVSQFKDIERIMDVDFWGVVNGTKAFLPFLIASGDGHVVNISSVFGLFAVPSQSAYNSAKFAVRGFTEALRQEMLLAGHPVKVTTVHPGGIKTAIARNATAAEGLNTAELADRFDKTARTSPRRAARIILGAVRKNKARVLVGADAKILDVIVRLTGSGYQRLIMQTLGRMTPRTTNKE, from the coding sequence ATGGAGGGGTTCGCCGGAAAAGTCGCCGTCGTTACCGGGGCTGGATCAGGCATCGGGCAGGCGCTGGCCATCGAGCTGGCACGGTCGGGTGCCAAGGTGGCGATCAGCGATGTCGACGTCGAGGGCCTGGCGCGTACCGAGGAACAGATCAAGGCAATCGGTGCGCCGGTCAAGGCGGACCGACTCGACGTCAGCGAGCGGGAGGCGTTCCTGGCCTACGCCGAAGCGGTCAACGAGCACTTCGGCAAGGTCAACCAGATCTACAACAACGCGGGTATCGCCTTCAGCGGCGATGTCGAGGTTAGCCAGTTCAAGGACATCGAACGAATAATGGACGTCGATTTCTGGGGCGTGGTCAACGGCACCAAAGCATTTCTGCCATTCCTCATTGCCTCCGGGGACGGCCACGTGGTCAATATCTCGAGTGTGTTCGGGCTGTTCGCGGTGCCGAGTCAGTCGGCGTACAACTCGGCCAAGTTCGCCGTCCGCGGGTTCACCGAAGCACTACGTCAGGAGATGCTGCTGGCAGGCCATCCAGTCAAGGTGACCACGGTGCATCCCGGTGGAATCAAGACCGCGATCGCTCGAAACGCTACCGCCGCCGAAGGACTGAACACCGCTGAGCTGGCCGACAGGTTCGACAAGACGGCCCGCACCAGCCCACGACGGGCCGCCCGCATCATCCTGGGAGCAGTACGCAAGAACAAGGCCCGCGTGCTGGTCGGCGCCGACGCCAAAATCTTGGACGTCATCGTGCGGCTGACAGGCTCGGGATACCAGCGGCTGATCATGCAGACGCTCGGCCGAATGACCCCGCGCACCACGAACAAGGAGTAA
- a CDS encoding glycine betaine ABC transporter substrate-binding protein has protein sequence MSTPGAVSVGRLVAPLLVVAALVVAGCDAGGRGRAPELVVGSAPASESILLADVYVAALRSYGFAARAETAGDPMSKLDSGEFIVVPAFTGQVLQALQPGAGVLSDALVYRAMVAALPEGIAAGDYTTAAEDKPALVVTEDTAMAWGSGELAVLPRHCDGLVVGRAARVRPPARVGSCTLPPPHEYSDSAVMFAALRGGELTVAWTSTAAPDTPDDLVVLADGRPALVQAQNVVPLYRRNELNERQLLAINEVAGVLDTAALIEMRRQVSAGAKPQAVADEWLGEHPLGK, from the coding sequence GTGTCAACGCCCGGGGCCGTAAGCGTTGGCAGGTTGGTCGCGCCGTTGCTGGTGGTGGCGGCGTTGGTGGTGGCTGGATGTGATGCTGGCGGCCGCGGGAGGGCACCGGAGCTGGTTGTTGGGTCCGCACCTGCATCCGAATCGATCCTGCTGGCCGACGTCTACGTCGCGGCGTTGCGGTCATACGGGTTCGCGGCGCGCGCTGAAACTGCGGGTGACCCGATGTCCAAACTGGACTCGGGCGAGTTCATCGTGGTTCCGGCTTTCACTGGCCAGGTCTTGCAAGCGTTGCAGCCCGGCGCGGGTGTGTTGTCCGACGCCCTGGTCTACCGCGCCATGGTGGCCGCGCTGCCCGAGGGCATCGCGGCAGGTGACTACACCACCGCTGCCGAAGACAAACCCGCGCTGGTGGTCACCGAGGACACCGCCATGGCCTGGGGTAGCGGCGAGCTCGCCGTGCTGCCGCGTCATTGTGACGGGCTGGTCGTGGGTAGGGCCGCCCGGGTCCGTCCTCCGGCCAGGGTCGGCTCCTGCACGCTGCCCCCACCCCACGAATACTCGGATAGTGCAGTGATGTTTGCGGCGCTGCGGGGTGGGGAGCTGACTGTGGCGTGGACGAGCACCGCCGCACCCGATACTCCCGACGACCTCGTCGTTTTGGCCGACGGCCGACCCGCGCTGGTCCAAGCCCAGAATGTGGTTCCGTTGTATCGGCGCAATGAACTCAACGAACGTCAACTGCTCGCCATCAACGAGGTAGCCGGCGTTTTGGACACCGCGGCACTCATCGAGATGCGACGCCAGGTCAGCGCAGGTGCTAAGCCGCAGGCAGTGGCCGACGAATGGCTGGGTGAGCACCCGCTGGGCAAGTAA